The Pseudomonas sp. S06B 330 genome contains the following window.
ATCTCCTGATTGCCCGAACGGGCGATCAGCTGTACAGCGCCACGTTGCCCGCTGCAGCGGCCGCAGGCGTGGCATTCACTGGCGCCTTGCAGGCGACGAATATCCAGTAGCGGCGCGCAGTTGGGTGCAGGCAGGCGCGGTGCGGCGTTGTCCTTCCAGCGCTGTTCGTCGACCCGAAAATGTACCGGTGCCAGGCGGGCGAGCAGGGCGAAGACGCCACTGACCGGGCACAGGTATCGGCACCACACACGTTTGCCGCGGGCATACAGTAAACCGATGCCGATGGCCGCCACGGTCGAACCGCCGAGAATCAGCAGGGCGGCCTGTGCGTAGTCGTAGACGCTGATCAGTTGGCCGTAGAGAGTGGTCAGGCAGAACGCCAGGGTCGGCCAGCCGCCCCAGCGCATCCAGCGCGGTACGCCCATGCCCTTGCCATAGTGGCTGGCCCATTCACTCAGGGAACCTTCCGGGCACAACACGCCGCACCACAGCCGCCCGAACAGCACGATCGACAGCAGCACGAACGGCCACCAGATGCCCCAGAACAGGAACTGCGCGAACAGGGTCAGGTTGTCCAGCATCCGGGCCTGGCTGCCTGGCAACGGCAGCAGGGCCGGGAGTACCAGCAGTAGGGCGTAGAACAGCACAACCGTCCACTGCAGTGTGCGGATCACACCTGCGTGGCGGCGCATGCCATCCCCCAGGCGTTGCAACCAGCGATTGTGCAGACTCAGGCTGGGCATGGGGCCGTGCCTGTTTTGCGCTGGATCAGCCAGCTCCCCACGCTCAGCCAGTAGCCGCACAGAACGAGCAGAGTCAAGGTACTGGGCGCGGCCCGGTAACCGGCGACAGCGGCGAAAAAGGCGCCCAGGCCCTGGCTGTCGCTGAGCAGCGCGCTGCTGTCCCATAGGGCATCACCGACCAGGGTGTAGGCCATTTCCGGCAACTCCATGGCCAGCAACTGCCCGCCGATCCGTTCCGCGGCGCTGACCAGCAAGGCTGAGCCGAGCAACAGCAAAACCGCCTCACTCAGGCCAAAGAAGCGTCGCCAGGAAATCAGGCGCCGACTGCTGTGCAGCAGGGCAACGGTCAGCCCCGACAACAACAGTCCGGCGATGCCTCCGATAGCAAACAGTCCCCGTTGTTCGCCGTGCAGGCGTGCCCCGGCGCCATAGAGAAAGACCACTGTTTCACTGCCTTCACGGCTGACCGCCAGCATCGCCAGCAGCAACAGACCGACACCGCCTTGACGGGCCAGTTGTTGGTCGGCGTGACGCCTCAGGTCGTCTTTGAGCGTGTGCGCATGGCGGTGCATCCAGCCGACCATTTGCACCATCAGCAGGCTGGCCAGTAACGCCAGGACCGCCTGGAACCATTCGCTGGCACTGCCACTCATGGCTTCACCGGCAAACAGGATTAACACCGCCAGTAACGCCGAGAGCAACACACCCAAGGCGACGCCTGCCCACAGAAAATTGAGCAGACGCTCGGCGCGCGCCTGCTGGCTGGCCCAGGCCTGGAGAATGCCTATTACCAGCAGGGCCTCGACGCTTTCGCGCCAGACGATAAACAGTGCTTGATTCATGATCACTCCTTGCACCTGCGGCTAGTGCGCGAGGATGGCGCCTTCGGGCAGTTGCGGATTGAATTCGTCGAAGAACGGATAGCGTCCAGGCCTCAGCGGATGAATGACCACGAAGGTGGTCACCCCCGGCGACAGCACTTTTTCCACGCGCAGCGGCGTGCTTTCGAACTCGGCCGGGCCTTCACCCTGGTTCTTCAGCACGATCTTGAAACGCTGGCCGGCCGCGACTTCAAGCACCGCGGGGGTGAAATGACCGTCGCGCAGGATCAGTTCATAAGTGGGCAGCGGCGCCGCTGTCAGCGAGGTAGTGGCCCCGACCAGGATCAACCAGGTCAGACGCCGGTGGATGCTGGCAAAGCCCTTGCCGCCAGCGTGAGCGGGCAATGGCCGAGCCATCAATAGCCGCCTTTCTTGCCAATGCCGGCATACACGAAGGCGTAGTGCAGTTCGCAGCGTTCAAACCACGGCTCGACGCCGGTCTCCTTATCGGTATGGCGTCCGAGTGAGGCATGACCGTTGGGCGGCAAGACGGTGAAGGTCAGTTGGTACTTACCCGGTCCTTGCAGTTTTACGTTGTCGCCATAGTGCGGGCCGTCGTTGGCGACCATGGCATGCAAGTCACCGCTGATCGGGGTGTCGCTGCCTTGCTTTTGCAGGCTGAAGGTTACCCTGAGGTAAGGCACGAAACTGCCCTCCTGAAAGCCTTGGCGGTTGTCCGCCATGGCACGGATATCGGCTTCGAGGTGGATGTCGGAATCGGCAGTGGCACGCATCATCCCAGCAGGCGCCATTTCGATCGGCTGCAGGTACACCGCACCGACTTCCAGGCCCGGACACAGTTGCGGTTCGCCGATGGGGTATTCCTTGGCCTGGGCCAGCGGAGTGATCAGGAGTAAGGCAAGTGACAGCGACAAGGGGTTACGCATGACGTCTTCCTAGGTGCTGAGGGGAGAGGGCCTGAGTCTAGGAAGGAGTCACGTGAATAATAATGATTATTATCAATTTTACCGGCGATACATCAGGCTCGCCCACGCGTGTTGGCTGTCGTTGATCTGCATCAAGGGAATTGCCCTGGCGGCGCGCTAGGTTTAACGCGTTGCTATCACCACGCTGGGGACATTTTATGGCCAAGCCCTTTCCCATCAACCCCAAGCATCCCGAGCGTATCTGTTGGGGCTGCGACCGCTATTGCGCCACCCATGCGCTGGCCTGCGGCAATGGTGCCGACCGCACCATGCACCCGGCCGAAATGCTCGGCGACGATTGGTACCTGCATGGCGACTGGGGGATCGAGGCGCCTGCCAACACTGATCCGATAGAAAACCAGGGGCCCGGATAGGTCGATCCCCGGCGATCATTGACGACGGGATCAGAACAGCTGTTGACGCTTGTCCAACTGCTGATCGACTAGCCATTTACCATGGGCCAGTGACGCATGCTGGGCATTGTCCAGGTCTGCCAGGTACGCCATTTTTAGCGGTAACGGCAGGCGCCGGCTGGTGTGTCCTTCAGGGTCGGTGATCAGGCAACCGCCAGCAAAGGGGGTAGGGATGCCGTCGTGGGTTTCGACACTGGCGGTGATGGTGTGATTGCGATGCACGCATTGAAGGGTTTTCATCGTCCTGACCTCTCTGCTGTGGTATCGAACGCTAGTAGTTTTGCATGTTCCTCGCTCAGGGTGCAGGCAGGGCTGCTTTTTCGGGTATACCACAGCAGCGGCCCGGGGTGGCCCGGACCGACGAACGTGCGGGTTGGGTATTGCGTTGACTAGGCTCTGTATGAAAAGTTGTGAGGCGAAGATCAGGCAAGGCGAAAACAGCCGAGGAAGCGGAGTTTACGGGGTGTAAATGAGCACTCCGAGGCTGTTTTCAACGCAGCATCACCGAGTATCAAGGCTTTTCGTACAGAGCCGAGGAAGGCGCTCGCCACACCGGCCAGAGGTTCTTGTCCAGCGCCCAGTGGCCTTGCCCTGCGAGTAAACGTACGCCCCCGACCCAACGTTCAGGTGCTGACTGGTCCAGCCAGTAAGCCTCGCCCGCCAATACCCGCTCAGCCAAGGCCGTCAGCTTCAGCGTCCGTTTTGGCCATTCCAGCTCGGGTTGTGTTTCGGTTATCAATGGCGTCGGCGCGTCAATCAACGGCCGCAGCAAGGCATGGAACATCATGTCGCCGAGATACGGCAGCGGTTCACGCTTGGCCATCAATTCGGCAAACACGCGCCCGAAGGGGACTTCGCCTAACTCAGCGATAATCTGCAATGACAGCCGCTCACTCAGTGACAGTCCATCGCTCAGACCTGGTAGCTCCTGCAGTTGGCGCAGTAACGCGGGTGCGAGCAACGGCAAGACCAGGTCCTGGCGGTGTGCCAGTTGTGCCCAGGCTTCGGGGGAAGGGGCGCAGTAGGCACTCCAGGCCTGACGTGCAAGCTGCACCATCGTTTCGCTGACGGTTTGGCGCTGTGGCCACAGCCAGGCCAGCACGTCCGGTGCCAGTTGACCGATGCCGATGAAACGCTGCACGCCGGGCATCCGGTCGATTTGGATCAGTTCCAGTCGCGGCGGCAGCCGTTCCAGGTTGGCCAGCAGCCGAATCAGAAACAATTGATCGTAGGCGTCGGCTTCGCACCAGAGCACGGCGCGCGGGCAATCGCCAAGCAGCGGTAACTGACGGTATTCATCCACCATCCTGTGCAGTACCTGGGCACGGTCAAGGCCGTAGGCCTGGCTGATGTAGTCGCTGCGTAGGGTGTAGTAGTGGTCACTGGGCAGGTCGCGTACAGGGCCCATGCACAGCGGGTCGCTGAGCATATGAAACGCTCCGCTAAAGCCGGCCAGTCGCAAGCTGTGACTGATGTCGTTACCGCAACGCCAGTGCCGGGTGCGCGCTTCATCGTCGGCAACGAACTGAGGATGGCGAGCGGCAAAGTCGATGGCGTCAATATGGGCCTTGAGCTTGGGCCAACTGGCAAAACCCAGGTCGCGAGCGATCAGGCGTTGGGCATCGGCCAGGCGTGGTGCGGGCTGAGCATCCGCACGCAGGCGCTGGAGCAGTTCCTTGGCGCGCTTGCGCTGTTGTTCAAGGTTGATGCGGCCATCTTCGGATGGCGACGACAGTCGAGCGGACATACGAACTCCTTGTGCGAGCCTTGTCCGCTGTCAGGCCGGGAGTCGTAGTGAGAATGCCTGGAGTACAGTCCTGGGCGCAGCCCTTTCCGCGGACGGGGGGCGTGGATGACGCCGGCTGCGACTATAGGCCGGGCACAGGGTAAAAGGCAATGCACGGGCGGCGTATGAACCGCTAAAAGAGGATCTTCATAGATGACCGGGGAACGAATCATATTCGTACACGTGTCCACTCTGTGGCCGGTCCATACAGGTTGGAAAAAGTAGCCAGTATCGCTGACTTCTGCATACAGCCCTACGCGACTTCCTAGATCAATTTCGGATATTTCAACCCCGTATCATACCTGCACAATGTAAAACGATAGGGTATGTTCAAGTTAGGCGGCAATTCGCCTTCTCCTCGCTGAAAGTAAGCGCGAGGGTATTTAAATCTGAACGGGTTTTTTATCGTGTTCTGTATCTTTTATTCATCGGCCAACACCCGATAATAACCTGTCATTTTGTGAGCTCAGGGAGTGAGTCGTGATGAAGCAAGGTCTTGTGGTTCAGGTGAGAGGGAACACGGGGGCAGTTGAATGGGGCGCTTGAGTTGGTGTGCCATTAAGTTGTTGTAGGAAATTGTAGGAAGTTTCCTAGGATATGAGGTGAGTCCTTATTTCTGCTGATTGAAAGTTTTCGCAGGAACGATAGCTTTCAGGTGGCCGTAACTGAAATTCAGGTGAGCGTTATGGGCAGTATTCACGATCAAGCCATGCAGTTTATATATCAACAAGTATTGCAGCGATTGCTTGAACATTTGTCGCAGGCGCAAAAAGCCTCGCTGCAATTGTTGATTCAGCGATTGATTGTGGCGGCCGGTGGTGTCGAACGGGTCAAGGAGGTTCGCCTGATGTTCGTGTTCGATGCCAGCCAACCCAGCGCCCAGGCGCTGGCGTGCTTGCGCGCAGCGCAGTTGAGTATTGCCGCACGTTCCCCAGGCACTTTCCAACTGCGCATTGCCTCAGCCTGGCAGGCCGGCATGAGCACGACCGCCCTGGCCAATGTTGAGAGCACATTCTCCCGGTTGTTCATGCATGACGACCCGCGCATCGATTTGCTCGTCCTCGATGCTGGGCAACTGCTTCCTTACGACAGCCGTCGTGTGCCGTCCCATGACCAGCAGCACGCTGAGCGGCAGGAGTGGTTGCTGGGCGGACATCTGTCGAGTGACAGGCCGTTGCTGGCGAACTTTGCCAGTCATGGCTACCTGCACCTGGCGGAACTTGCACGTCAGGCACTGCGCTGCAAGGGCGGGGTAGATGCAATCATCAGTGCCGACTCACTGTCTGATCGCAAGCGTTACCTGGCCTGGAGTCGGCGGTCATTGCGCAATGCCGACCTGCTGGGTGTCCGGCCGATTCACAGCTGTGCAGCATCGTTGCTCGACGGCATGAGTGAGCTACGCGCCCGTTACATGAGCCTGTTGTTGGGACAAGAGCGGATGCCTGTACAACTGCCTGAGCCCGATGCGGACCATCGGCCAGCCTTGCGCTTTATCACCATCGGCGACCTGGTCTTTGATTGTGATTCCCCTCAAGGCGAGCGGTTGAGCCGCTTTTTGGGC
Protein-coding sequences here:
- a CDS encoding 4Fe-4S binding protein, which gives rise to MPSLSLHNRWLQRLGDGMRRHAGVIRTLQWTVVLFYALLLVLPALLPLPGSQARMLDNLTLFAQFLFWGIWWPFVLLSIVLFGRLWCGVLCPEGSLSEWASHYGKGMGVPRWMRWGGWPTLAFCLTTLYGQLISVYDYAQAALLILGGSTVAAIGIGLLYARGKRVWCRYLCPVSGVFALLARLAPVHFRVDEQRWKDNAAPRLPAPNCAPLLDIRRLQGASECHACGRCSGQRGAVQLIARSGNQEILQSVNRAPSPWDSRLLLFGVIGLAMGAFQWTVSPWFIALKQSLAQWLVAHDVFWPLEDNAPWWLLTHYPQLNDSFSWLDGLSISLYLGATALLLGGCLWLLLRLAARLAGTPALYGPLSLTLTPLGAAGLFLGLSATTVKLLRYEGLLLDWVQPARAALLIAAMAWSAWLAWQLLTEQKVTLPRRGAASLCVLTSIAAVGAGWWLQFWGWL
- a CDS encoding FTR1 family iron permease; amino-acid sequence: MNQALFIVWRESVEALLVIGILQAWASQQARAERLLNFLWAGVALGVLLSALLAVLILFAGEAMSGSASEWFQAVLALLASLLMVQMVGWMHRHAHTLKDDLRRHADQQLARQGGVGLLLLAMLAVSREGSETVVFLYGAGARLHGEQRGLFAIGGIAGLLLSGLTVALLHSSRRLISWRRFFGLSEAVLLLLGSALLVSAAERIGGQLLAMELPEMAYTLVGDALWDSSALLSDSQGLGAFFAAVAGYRAAPSTLTLLVLCGYWLSVGSWLIQRKTGTAPCPA
- a CDS encoding cupredoxin domain-containing protein, producing the protein MARPLPAHAGGKGFASIHRRLTWLILVGATTSLTAAPLPTYELILRDGHFTPAVLEVAAGQRFKIVLKNQGEGPAEFESTPLRVEKVLSPGVTTFVVIHPLRPGRYPFFDEFNPQLPEGAILAH
- a CDS encoding iron transporter translates to MRNPLSLSLALLLITPLAQAKEYPIGEPQLCPGLEVGAVYLQPIEMAPAGMMRATADSDIHLEADIRAMADNRQGFQEGSFVPYLRVTFSLQKQGSDTPISGDLHAMVANDGPHYGDNVKLQGPGKYQLTFTVLPPNGHASLGRHTDKETGVEPWFERCELHYAFVYAGIGKKGGY
- a CDS encoding DUF3079 domain-containing protein → MAKPFPINPKHPERICWGCDRYCATHALACGNGADRTMHPAEMLGDDWYLHGDWGIEAPANTDPIENQGPG
- a CDS encoding DUF1835 domain-containing protein produces the protein MSARLSSPSEDGRINLEQQRKRAKELLQRLRADAQPAPRLADAQRLIARDLGFASWPKLKAHIDAIDFAARHPQFVADDEARTRHWRCGNDISHSLRLAGFSGAFHMLSDPLCMGPVRDLPSDHYYTLRSDYISQAYGLDRAQVLHRMVDEYRQLPLLGDCPRAVLWCEADAYDQLFLIRLLANLERLPPRLELIQIDRMPGVQRFIGIGQLAPDVLAWLWPQRQTVSETMVQLARQAWSAYCAPSPEAWAQLAHRQDLVLPLLAPALLRQLQELPGLSDGLSLSERLSLQIIAELGEVPFGRVFAELMAKREPLPYLGDMMFHALLRPLIDAPTPLITETQPELEWPKRTLKLTALAERVLAGEAYWLDQSAPERWVGGVRLLAGQGHWALDKNLWPVWRAPSSALYEKP